In a single window of the Patagioenas fasciata isolate bPatFas1 chromosome 22, bPatFas1.hap1, whole genome shotgun sequence genome:
- the EIF1 gene encoding eukaryotic translation initiation factor 1, with protein sequence MSAIQNLQPFDPFADASKGDDLLPAGTEDYIHIRIQQRNGRKTLTTVQGIADDYDKKKLVKAFKKKFACNGTVIEHPEYGEVIQLQGDQRKNICQFLVEIGLAKDDQLKVHGF encoded by the exons ATGTCCGCTATCCAGAACCTCCAACCCTTCG ACCCCTTTGCTGATGCAAGTAAGGGTGATGACCTGCTCCCCGCCGGCACTGAGGACTACATCCATATAAGGATCCAGCAGCGGAACGGCAGGAAGACCCTCACCACAGTCCAGGGCATCGCGGATGATTACGATAAAAAGAAACTGGTGAAAGCCTTCAAAAAG AAATTTGCCTGCAATGGTACTGTAATTGAACACCCTGAATATGGAGAAGTGATTCAGTTGCAGGGTGACCAGCGCAAGAACATATGCCAGTTCCTCGTGGAG ATTGGACTGGCTAAAGACGACCAGCTGAAAGTCCATGGGTTTTAA
- the LOC139825430 gene encoding keratin, type I cytoskeletal 14-like: MSTTVRQFSSSTSLKGFGGLGGGSSRLSSVRLGGAGYRAPSIHGGSGTYSVSSRIVSGLSSGYGGSYCSSVGGGASGGFGGSYGAGLGAGFGGGFGGGFGGGFGGGDGILQAGEKETMQNLNDRLAAYLDKVRALEEANTDLEVKIREWYKKQGPGPERDYSPYYRTIEELRNKVLGATVDNANLLLQIDNARLTADDFRTKFETEQALRMSVEADINGLRRVLDELTLARADLEMQIENLKEELAYLKKNHEEEMNALRGQVGGEISVEMDAAPGVDLTKILSEMREQYESLAEKNRRDAEQWFFTKTEELNREVAINTEQLQSGKTEITELRRTIQSLEIDLQSQLSTKAALEGTLADTEARYGAQLAQLQGLITGVEEQLAELRCDMERQNQEYRVLLDVKCRLEQEIATYRRLLEGEDAHISYASQPVKEGPVTTRQIRTIFEEVQDGKVISSREQITQAAH; encoded by the exons ATGAGCACCACTGTCCGGCAattctcctcctccacctccctcAAGGGCTTTGGGGGCCTGGGGGGAGGCTCCAGCCGCCTTTCCTCCGTGCGCCTGGGGGGCGCGGGGTACAGAGCCCCCAGCATCCACGGGGGCTCCGGCACCTACTCGGTCTCTTCCCGCATCGTCTCGGGGCTCAGCAGTGGCTACGGGGGCAGCtactgcagcagcgtgggagggggcgccagcgggggctttgggggcagctatggggctggCCTTGGGGCTGGATTTGGAGGCGGCTTCGGAGGTGGCTTCGGAGGTGGCTTTGGAGGCGGCGATGGCATCCTCCAGGCTGGGGAAAAGGAGACGATGCAGAACCTCAACGACCGTCTGGCCGCCTACCTGGACAAGGTGCGAGCCCTGGAGGAGGCCAACACGGACCTGGAGGTCAAGATCAGGGAGTGGTACAAGAAGCAGGGACCTGGTCCAGAGCGTGACTACAGCCCCTACTACAGGACCATCGAGGAGCTCAGGAACAAG GTTCTGGGGGCCACAGTCGACAATGCCAACCTCCTCCTGCAGATCGACAACGCCAGGCTGACCGCTGATGACTTCAGGACCAA GTTCGAGACGGAGCAGGCTCTGCGCATGAGCGTGGAGGCCGACATCAACGGGCTGCGCAGGGTCCTGGACGAGCTGACCCTGGCCAGAGCTGACCTGGAGATGCAGATCGAGAACCTGAAGGAGGAGCTGGCCTACCTCAAGAAGAACCACGAGGAG GAAATGAACGCCCTGCGCGGGCAGGTGGGTGGAGAGATCAGCGTGGAGATGGACGCGGCTCCTGGCGTTGACCTGACCAAGATCCTGTCTGAGATGAGGGAGCAGTACGAGAGCCTGGCGGAGAAGAACCGCAGGGACGCCGAGCAGTGGTTCTTCACCAAG ACGGAAGAGCTGAACCGGGAGGTGGCCATCAACACGGAGCAGCTCCAGAGCGGCAAGACGGAGATCACAGAGCTACGACGGACCATCCAGAGCCTGGAGATCGACCTGCAGTCCCAGCTCAGCACG AAAGCGGCGCTGGAGGGCACCTTGGCCGACACAGAAGCCCGGTACGGCGCCCAGCTGGCCCAGCTGCAGGGGCTGATCACCGGCGTGGAGGAGCAGCTGGCCGAGCTGCGCTGTGACATGGAGCGGCAGAACCAGGAGTACAGGGTCCTCCTGGACGTCAAATGCCGCCTGGAGCAGGAGATCGCCACGTACCGCCGGCTGCTGGAGGGCGAGGACGCCCA CATTTCCTACGCCTCGCAACCTGTGAAAGAAG GACCTGTAACCACCCGCCAAATCCGCACGATCTTCGAGGAGGTCCAGGATGGGAAGGTGATTTCCTCCCGCGAGCAGATCACCCAGGCTGCCCACTAA